A genomic stretch from Deinococcus ruber includes:
- a CDS encoding DNA glycosylase AlkZ-like family protein has protein sequence MSVPTAADLRSYALSHTLFARTDLQTAISRLGFVQADPIRAPARAQDLILMQRVRGYRAGDLERHYPALDVEEDYFPNYGFMSRPVWSLLHPRSPRTPRIELDAPGLMERVLAHVQQAGELHPRSAGEVFGRTRVENNWGGSSNAATRALEALHYAGSLRIVRRESGVKVFGPAQPSAQTLSQQERLRAVVMVLARLYAPASEAGLRLLVGLSHYGLPGLLADLRRELTAAVNDGELLRVQVDGVPYLLPADEMPEADLPAGVRLVAPFDPLVWDRRRFEHLHGWAYRFEAYTPPAKRVLGYYALPLFWQGRAVGWANLSVKGGDLLADIGWQPGVRQTAALRRALDAELSRYRTFLGLDP, from the coding sequence GTGTCTGTGCCCACCGCTGCCGATCTCCGCTCGTATGCCCTGTCTCATACGCTGTTTGCGCGAACCGACCTGCAAACGGCCATCTCACGGCTGGGCTTCGTGCAGGCCGACCCCATTCGCGCTCCTGCCCGCGCCCAGGATCTGATTCTGATGCAGCGGGTACGCGGCTACCGGGCGGGCGATCTGGAGCGGCACTATCCGGCGCTGGACGTGGAGGAAGACTATTTTCCAAATTACGGCTTCATGTCGCGCCCGGTCTGGTCGCTGCTGCATCCCCGCAGCCCGCGCACGCCGCGCATCGAACTCGATGCCCCCGGCCTGATGGAGCGGGTGCTGGCGCACGTGCAGCAGGCGGGCGAACTTCATCCGCGCTCGGCGGGCGAGGTCTTCGGGCGCACCCGTGTCGAAAACAACTGGGGCGGCAGCTCGAACGCGGCGACCCGCGCACTGGAGGCGCTGCATTATGCCGGGTCGCTGCGAATCGTCCGGCGCGAATCGGGCGTAAAAGTCTTTGGTCCGGCCCAGCCGTCCGCCCAGACCCTGAGCCAGCAGGAGCGGCTGCGGGCGGTGGTGATGGTGCTGGCCCGCCTGTATGCCCCGGCGTCCGAGGCGGGGCTGAGGCTGCTGGTCGGCCTGTCGCATTACGGTCTGCCCGGCCTGCTGGCCGATCTGCGCCGCGAACTGACCGCTGCTGTCAACGACGGCGAACTGCTGCGCGTGCAGGTAGACGGCGTGCCTTACCTGTTGCCCGCAGACGAGATGCCGGAAGCCGACCTACCTGCGGGCGTGCGACTGGTCGCCCCGTTCGACCCGCTGGTATGGGATCGCCGCCGATTCGAGCATCTGCACGGCTGGGCCTACCGCTTCGAGGCCTATACGCCGCCTGCAAAACGCGTGCTGGGGTATTACGCGCTGCCGCTGTTCTGGCAGGGGCGGGCCGTCGGCTGGGCCAATCTGAGCGTGAAGGGGGGCGACCTGCTGGCCGACATCGGGTGGCAGCCGGGCGTGCGGCAGACAGCGGCGCTGCGCCGGGCGCTTGACGCCGAACTGTCACGTTACCGCACTTTTCTGGGCTTGGACCCTTGA
- a CDS encoding DUF420 domain-containing protein: protein MGEFLATASVITIVLSGIALVTGVFLIRGGNREAHMRAMLTATVLATLFLVFYLAKVGIGYTKSWVGPAEWRVWYLVLLATHTLMAALNVPLALVALWYARKGVLAAGSLSRIREVPAAAAAFARHRAWVRWTVPVWLYVAVTGWIIYVVLEKYGAVKG, encoded by the coding sequence ATGGGTGAATTCTTAGCGACCGCCTCGGTCATCACGATTGTGCTCAGCGGTATCGCGCTTGTAACGGGCGTGTTTCTCATTCGCGGCGGCAACCGTGAAGCGCATATGCGGGCCATGCTGACCGCGACCGTGCTGGCGACGCTGTTTCTGGTGTTCTATCTGGCGAAGGTCGGTATCGGCTACACCAAATCGTGGGTCGGTCCAGCCGAGTGGCGGGTGTGGTATCTGGTGCTGCTCGCCACGCATACCCTGATGGCCGCCCTGAATGTGCCGCTGGCGCTCGTGGCGCTGTGGTACGCCCGCAAAGGTGTGCTGGCTGCCGGGTCGCTGTCCCGTATCCGCGAGGTGCCCGCTGCCGCCGCCGCCTTCGCCCGCCACCGCGCCTGGGTGCGCTGGACGGTGCCGGTGTGGCTGTACGTGGCGGTCACTGGCTGGATTATCTATGTGGTGCTGGAGAAATACGGCGCGGTCAAGGGCTGA
- a CDS encoding heme o synthase — protein sequence MTATPTSVLPRVRATWRDYLALTKPKVISLLLFTTLTAMIMAQRGWPGLTLMLVVALAGYASAGSAGVFNMVIDRDIDLKMKRTAGRPTSSGLISTHSAALFGATLQILSFVALWVWATPLSAWMSLAGFVTYVGVYTLWLKRRTWHNIVLGGAAGCFPPLVGWAAVTGDLNLFAWFLFAIIFFWTPAHFWALALMIKDEYREVGIPMLPVVHGDRLTVAQVWLYSIYTVVLTILPFTFREVSWLYLGVAVVAGGWLLRLAWRLYKPVMAGQPATRKMAVPLYLYSMLYLAILFLAGAIDRSFL from the coding sequence ATGACCGCCACTCCAACCTCCGTTCTTCCGCGTGTGCGGGCCACCTGGCGCGATTATCTGGCCCTGACCAAACCCAAGGTCATCAGTCTGCTGCTGTTCACCACCCTCACCGCCATGATCATGGCGCAGCGCGGGTGGCCCGGCCTGACCCTGATGCTGGTGGTGGCTCTGGCGGGCTACGCCTCGGCGGGGTCGGCGGGCGTGTTCAACATGGTGATCGACCGAGACATCGACCTGAAGATGAAACGCACCGCCGGGCGGCCCACCAGCAGCGGCCTGATCAGCACCCACAGCGCCGCTCTGTTCGGAGCCACGCTTCAGATTCTGTCGTTCGTGGCGCTGTGGGTGTGGGCCACACCCCTGAGCGCCTGGATGAGTCTGGCAGGCTTCGTGACGTACGTGGGCGTGTATACCCTGTGGCTGAAGCGGCGCACCTGGCACAACATCGTGCTGGGCGGGGCTGCGGGCTGCTTTCCCCCGCTGGTCGGCTGGGCCGCCGTCACCGGAGACCTGAACCTGTTCGCGTGGTTCCTGTTCGCCATCATCTTTTTCTGGACACCTGCCCACTTCTGGGCGCTCGCCCTAATGATCAAGGACGAATACCGCGAGGTCGGCATTCCGATGCTGCCGGTGGTACACGGCGACCGACTGACGGTGGCGCAGGTGTGGCTGTACAGCATCTATACCGTGGTGCTGACCATTCTGCCGTTCACCTTCCGCGAGGTGAGCTGGCTGTACCTGGGCGTGGCAGTGGTGGCGGGCGGCTGGCTACTGCGGCTGGCGTGGCGGCTGTACAAACCGGTGATGGCCGGGCAGCCTGCCACGCGTAAGATGGCCGTTCCGCTGTACCTGTACAGCATGCTGTATCTGGCGATTTTGTTTCTGGCCGGCGCGATTGACCGCAGCTTTCTGTAA
- a CDS encoding COX15/CtaA family protein, with translation MKADSAGQPGRVGRLLPALAWTALGYNVLVILWGAFVRISGSGAGCGEHWPLCNGVALPVSPTLHTIIEFSHRLTSGLSGLLAIGLVGLALFRSPKGHPVRTGALLSLLLIIFEGLVGGVQVLLGLTATSTNPARGFVQGVHLANTFALLGALLLTAVWASGGPRLRLKGQGVLGWLAGTGLVLMLILGMAGAVTALGDLLFTPTGMTPLDTVRQDFSLSASIIQNLRVVHPILALGVSAYLFWFAGLVGTRQSVSGSMLQPRRWKISLHAIIALQILAGVLNVILKAPGWMQMLHLFLACVMWLGVVMLCYSALVGRPAPQTTALPQGVHV, from the coding sequence GTGAAAGCCGACAGCGCCGGACAGCCGGGCCGGGTCGGGCGACTGCTGCCCGCACTGGCCTGGACAGCCCTGGGATACAACGTCCTGGTAATTTTATGGGGCGCGTTCGTGCGGATCAGTGGTTCGGGGGCCGGGTGCGGTGAACACTGGCCGCTGTGCAACGGGGTGGCGCTGCCAGTTTCTCCGACGCTGCACACCATCATCGAGTTTTCCCACCGCCTGACCAGTGGCCTGTCGGGCCTGCTCGCCATCGGGCTGGTCGGGCTGGCCTTATTCCGCAGTCCGAAAGGGCATCCGGTTCGTACCGGCGCTCTCCTCTCGCTGCTGCTCATTATTTTTGAAGGGCTGGTGGGCGGCGTGCAGGTGCTGCTGGGCCTGACCGCCACCAGCACCAATCCGGCACGCGGCTTTGTTCAGGGCGTGCATCTGGCGAACACCTTCGCGCTGCTGGGAGCGCTGCTGCTCACGGCGGTGTGGGCGTCGGGCGGGCCGAGACTGCGCCTGAAGGGACAGGGGGTGCTGGGCTGGCTGGCCGGCACCGGGCTGGTACTGATGCTCATTCTGGGCATGGCCGGAGCCGTCACCGCGCTGGGCGACCTGCTGTTCACGCCCACCGGCATGACGCCGCTCGACACCGTGCGTCAGGACTTCTCGCTGAGCGCCAGCATCATCCAGAATCTGCGGGTGGTGCATCCCATTCTCGCGCTGGGTGTCAGTGCATATCTGTTCTGGTTCGCGGGTCTGGTGGGAACACGGCAAAGTGTGTCGGGCAGCATGCTCCAGCCGCGCCGCTGGAAAATCTCACTGCACGCCATCATCGCGTTGCAGATTCTGGCAGGCGTGCTGAACGTGATTCTGAAAGCGCCCGGCTGGATGCAGATGCTGCATCTGTTTCTGGCCTGCGTGATGTGGCTGGGCGTGGTCATGCTGTGCTATTCGGCACTGGTGGGCCGCCCCGCCCCCCAGACCACCGCGCTCCCACAGGGGGTACATGTATGA
- a CDS encoding general stress protein, whose product MSQPFSPQQQQLSNLLDRPGRVQIASYTQYLEAQRAVDYLSDAKFPVERTAIVGEGLKIVEQVTGRLDWNRALTLGMSQGAVTGVFIGLVFSFLGFGGGKGLLALLLDGLLLGIIIGAAWSLLTYALSGGRRDFTSVGGMRADHYNVLCDPEVAEQARELLSRMPPR is encoded by the coding sequence ATGTCGCAGCCGTTCTCGCCCCAGCAGCAGCAACTCTCCAACCTTCTGGATCGTCCGGGCCGCGTCCAGATCGCCAGCTATACCCAGTACCTCGAAGCGCAGCGGGCCGTCGATTACCTGTCGGACGCAAAATTTCCGGTGGAGCGCACCGCCATCGTGGGCGAGGGTCTGAAGATCGTCGAGCAGGTCACGGGCCGCCTCGACTGGAACCGGGCGCTCACGCTGGGCATGTCTCAGGGGGCGGTGACGGGCGTGTTTATCGGGCTGGTCTTCTCGTTCCTGGGCTTCGGCGGCGGCAAAGGGCTGCTGGCGTTGCTGCTCGACGGGCTGCTGCTGGGCATCATCATCGGGGCGGCGTGGAGCCTGCTGACCTACGCCCTGAGCGGTGGGCGGCGCGACTTCACCAGCGTGGGCGGGATGCGGGCCGACCATTACAACGTGCTGTGCGACCCAGAGGTAGCCGAGCAGGCGCGGGAACTGCTGAGCCGCATGCCGCCCAGATAG
- the xpt gene encoding xanthine phosphoribosyltransferase gives MQSLVTAIRELGVILPGGILKVDALVNHQLLPHLTREMGERFAAYFRRAAPNKVITIEVSGIAPAIVTAIELGVPMVYARKKKPITMKEPSFHGQSVSRTKGGVVDLYISSEFLGAGDRVIVIDDFLASGNTLRALAAMIAESGAELVGLGCVIEKEFEHGRENLADLGVPIHTLANIVQMTEADGVQVEAGR, from the coding sequence ATGCAAAGTCTCGTAACGGCCATTCGCGAACTCGGTGTGATCCTGCCGGGCGGCATTCTGAAGGTGGACGCGCTCGTCAATCACCAGCTTCTTCCGCACCTGACCCGTGAAATGGGCGAGCGCTTCGCGGCGTATTTTCGCAGGGCCGCGCCCAACAAGGTCATCACCATCGAGGTGAGTGGCATCGCGCCTGCCATCGTGACGGCCATCGAACTGGGCGTGCCGATGGTGTACGCCCGCAAGAAAAAGCCGATCACCATGAAAGAGCCGTCGTTTCACGGTCAGAGTGTCAGCCGCACCAAAGGCGGGGTGGTCGATCTGTACATCAGCAGCGAGTTTCTGGGGGCGGGCGACCGGGTGATCGTCATCGACGACTTTCTGGCGAGCGGCAACACCCTGCGGGCACTGGCGGCCATGATCGCCGAGAGCGGAGCCGAACTGGTGGGCCTGGGCTGCGTGATCGAGAAGGAATTCGAGCATGGCCGCGAGAATCTGGCCGATCTGGGCGTGCCGATTCACACCCTCGCCAACATCGTGCAGATGACGGAAGCAGACGGCGTGCAGGTCGAGGCGGGCCGCTAA
- the coxB gene encoding cytochrome c oxidase subunit II: MKLNTPPRRAKRSFASAAPLLLLASASVASAAQTLSIGDMHSSYNRNIWWMSVAVIVMAILIFIGVSYALFYTVNKFREDKHTAEPDQFHGNNRLEQLLIGVPVIIVTIITILAARTMAIVNPTPADALHVNVTGAQFWWAFEYPDTPVTGGTVNVTNGNELVIPAGRQVAVTVTAKDVIHAFWAPNLGGQRDAIPGSKKTFQIDTDQPGVYQGNCTVLCGASHANMRFKVVALPKAQYDAFIAGAQAYKAPAPANSSEQNGYNIFMQGKASAAAAPCASCHRIQGTPAAGAVGPDLSYFGSRNTLGAGIWEGKAREAHIQPWIKNCPSVKPGCLMPVYEKLSDTDLADLEAYLLSLKLPESAAYWGKVPVR; the protein is encoded by the coding sequence GTGAAGTTGAACACCCCACCACGCCGCGCAAAACGTTCGTTCGCCTCAGCCGCCCCCCTGCTGCTGCTGGCCTCAGCTTCTGTCGCCTCTGCCGCCCAGACGCTCTCGATAGGCGATATGCACTCGTCCTACAACCGCAACATCTGGTGGATGAGTGTGGCCGTCATCGTCATGGCGATCCTGATTTTTATCGGGGTCAGCTACGCGCTGTTCTACACCGTCAACAAGTTCCGCGAAGACAAGCACACCGCCGAACCCGACCAGTTCCACGGCAATAACCGCCTGGAACAGCTGCTGATCGGCGTCCCGGTCATCATCGTGACCATCATCACGATTCTGGCCGCCCGCACGATGGCCATCGTCAACCCGACGCCTGCCGACGCACTGCACGTGAACGTGACCGGAGCGCAGTTCTGGTGGGCCTTCGAGTATCCCGATACCCCTGTCACGGGCGGCACGGTCAACGTTACCAACGGCAATGAGCTGGTCATTCCCGCCGGACGTCAGGTCGCGGTCACGGTCACGGCCAAAGACGTGATTCACGCGTTCTGGGCACCCAACCTGGGCGGTCAGCGCGACGCCATTCCCGGCAGCAAGAAGACCTTCCAGATCGACACCGATCAGCCGGGCGTGTATCAGGGCAACTGCACGGTGCTGTGCGGCGCTTCGCACGCCAACATGCGCTTCAAGGTGGTGGCGCTGCCCAAGGCGCAGTACGACGCCTTCATCGCCGGAGCGCAGGCATACAAGGCTCCCGCGCCCGCCAACTCCAGCGAGCAGAACGGCTACAACATCTTCATGCAGGGCAAGGCCAGCGCTGCCGCCGCCCCCTGCGCCAGTTGCCACCGCATTCAGGGCACTCCGGCAGCGGGCGCAGTCGGCCCCGACCTCAGCTATTTCGGCAGCCGCAACACCCTGGGCGCAGGCATCTGGGAAGGAAAGGCGCGTGAAGCCCACATCCAGCCCTGGATCAAGAACTGCCCCAGCGTCAAGCCCGGCTGCCTGATGCCCGTCTACGAGAAGCTGAGCGATACCGATCTGGCCGACCTCGAAGCCTATCTGCTGTCGCTGAAGCTGCCCGAGAGTGCGGCCTACTGGGGCAAGGTGCCCGTCCGTTAA
- a CDS encoding serine/threonine-protein kinase, with translation MKLSAFCPTLEYVRPIGFRAGVEQFQGQWQGQMVFVKRLQSAEELHREQLLHEGQIAGRLCHPLIVPLLTRSRQELVFRYVEGCTLRQLIDAGPLAPEIASSVIEALLETLIYLHAEGVVHHDLKPENVMLDGCRPEQAAVRLIDFGMAFNRHANHDTHAGTRMGTPHFMAPEQFQGVRGDARSDLYALGVLFWDALAGQPPHPDPLSWLIGLPSERGLVPGPPELHPLLLRSLNRNPEERFQSAEEMLTSLRQITTVRTDAAS, from the coding sequence GTGAAATTGTCCGCATTCTGCCCAACCCTGGAATATGTCAGGCCCATTGGGTTTCGTGCCGGTGTCGAGCAGTTTCAGGGTCAGTGGCAGGGGCAGATGGTGTTCGTCAAACGTCTTCAGAGCGCCGAAGAACTGCACCGCGAGCAACTGCTGCACGAAGGGCAGATCGCGGGGCGGCTGTGTCATCCGCTGATCGTGCCGCTTCTGACGCGCAGCCGTCAGGAACTGGTGTTCAGATACGTCGAGGGCTGCACGCTGCGCCAGCTGATCGACGCCGGGCCGCTCGCCCCCGAAATTGCCAGCAGTGTGATCGAGGCGCTGCTGGAAACCCTGATCTATCTGCATGCCGAGGGCGTCGTGCACCACGATCTGAAGCCAGAAAACGTGATGCTCGACGGCTGCCGCCCCGAACAGGCAGCCGTGCGGCTGATCGATTTCGGCATGGCTTTTAATCGGCACGCCAACCACGACACGCATGCAGGCACCCGCATGGGCACGCCACATTTCATGGCTCCCGAGCAGTTTCAGGGGGTGCGCGGCGATGCCCGCAGCGACCTGTATGCGCTGGGTGTGCTGTTCTGGGACGCACTGGCCGGACAGCCGCCCCACCCCGACCCGCTGAGCTGGCTAATCGGACTGCCCAGCGAGCGCGGACTGGTGCCGGGGCCACCCGAGCTGCATCCGCTGCTGCTCAGAAGCCTGAACCGCAACCCCGAGGAGCGTTTTCAGAGTGCCGAGGAAATGCTGACGTCTCTTCGTCAGATCACCACTGTCCGGACAGACGCAGCGAGCTGA
- a CDS encoding amino acid ABC transporter permease: protein MTAAKTPTPRRQPIGGVALLGWVIGAAAAFYLLFLLITLVLRRMPEPIGSNADLFSQAAQMTLLLTVGGGALGLVVGILAGLARTSAFAPLRWIAGTYVWLIRGTPLLLQILFAYNALPLIFQALHLPIQLNDYWSAVLALALNVGAYNAEVIRAGIQAVPRGQSEAARSLGLSGVQTMQSIVLPQALRIVVPPLVNNLVALLKDSSLASTIGILELVNQGGRIASSTFQFIPVYITLGAVYLALTTVLTLFTDVLEKRIRVASR, encoded by the coding sequence ATGACCGCCGCCAAAACGCCGACGCCCAGGCGACAGCCGATTGGGGGCGTGGCGCTGCTCGGCTGGGTGATCGGGGCCGCTGCCGCCTTCTATCTGCTGTTCCTGCTTATCACGCTGGTGCTGCGGCGCATGCCAGAGCCGATAGGCTCCAATGCCGACCTGTTTTCTCAGGCGGCTCAGATGACGCTGCTGCTGACGGTCGGCGGAGGTGCGCTGGGTCTGGTGGTCGGCATTCTGGCTGGACTGGCCCGCACCAGTGCGTTTGCGCCGCTGCGCTGGATCGCCGGAACCTACGTCTGGCTGATTCGCGGAACGCCGCTGCTGCTTCAGATTCTGTTCGCCTACAACGCGCTGCCCCTCATCTTTCAGGCACTCCACCTGCCGATTCAGCTCAACGATTACTGGTCGGCGGTGCTGGCCCTCGCGCTGAACGTCGGAGCATACAACGCCGAGGTGATCCGGGCGGGCATTCAGGCTGTTCCCAGAGGGCAGAGCGAGGCGGCCCGCTCGCTGGGCCTCAGCGGGGTGCAGACCATGCAGAGTATCGTGCTGCCGCAGGCGCTCCGGATCGTGGTGCCGCCGCTCGTCAACAATCTGGTCGCGCTGCTCAAAGACTCTTCGCTGGCCTCCACCATCGGCATTCTGGAACTGGTGAATCAGGGCGGGCGGATCGCCAGCAGCACCTTTCAGTTCATCCCGGTCTATATCACGCTGGGCGCGGTTTATCTGGCGCTCACCACCGTGCTGACGCTGTTCACCGACGTGCTGGAAAAACGCATCCGGGTCGCCAGCCGCTAG
- the msrB gene encoding peptide-methionine (R)-S-oxide reductase MsrB, which produces MTSETRPVFQKPTDAELRERLTPAQYQVTQHEGTERAFTGEYWDHTEDGIYVDVVSGEPLFSSLDKYDAGCGWPSFTRPIQKASLTENTDYKIGYARTEVRSPLADSHLGHVFPDGPQAQGGLRYCINSAALRFVPVSELDAQGYGEYLPMFQQR; this is translated from the coding sequence ATGACCAGCGAAACCAGACCCGTTTTTCAGAAGCCGACCGACGCCGAGCTGCGCGAGCGCCTGACTCCGGCGCAGTATCAGGTGACGCAGCACGAGGGCACCGAGCGGGCCTTTACAGGCGAGTACTGGGACCACACCGAAGACGGCATTTATGTGGACGTGGTGTCGGGCGAGCCGCTGTTTTCCAGCCTCGATAAATACGACGCCGGCTGCGGCTGGCCCAGCTTTACCCGGCCCATCCAGAAGGCAAGCCTGACCGAGAACACCGATTACAAGATCGGCTACGCCCGCACGGAAGTGCGTTCCCCGCTGGCCGACTCGCACCTGGGCCACGTCTTCCCCGATGGCCCGCAGGCACAGGGCGGGCTGCGGTACTGCATCAATTCGGCGGCCCTGCGCTTCGTACCTGTTTCCGAGCTGGACGCACAGGGCTACGGCGAGTATCTGCCGATGTTCCAGCAGCGCTGA
- a CDS encoding acyl-CoA carboxylase subunit beta, giving the protein MDNQYADLNLELQELIAGMEQRRGKVEAGGGPERQQKQRDGGKLTARQRLDVLLDPGSFLEYGTFVEHGGNRLMQGVEAPGEGVVTGSGTIHGRQVFVFSQDFTVLGGSLGKMHAAKVAKIMDLAAKTGCPIIGLNDSAGARIQEGVDSLSGYGEIFYRNATYSGVVPQISAILGPCAGGAVYSPALTDFILMSRGSSYMFITGPEVIKSVTREEVSFDALGGADVHTRRSGVAHLEADGDEAVLGKIRDLLAFLPQNAREKPPIRPTSDPSDRATSDLLTLVTPDQRRPYDMHRVIGTIVDDGEFFEIQPDWAKNILCGFAHLGGRVVGIVGNNPKYMAGTLNIDASDKAARFIRTCDCYNIPLLTLVDVTGFLPGVAQEHAGIIRHGAKMLYAYAEASVPKITLITRKSYGGAYLAMNSRDMGADVVYAWPTAAVAVMGAEGAANIVYRRDIQKSDNPEATRTEKIREYKETFDNPYVAAAKGYIDDVIPMEDTRRRLISTFQMLQDKEETRPFRKHGNEPL; this is encoded by the coding sequence ATGGACAACCAGTACGCCGACCTGAATCTGGAGTTGCAGGAACTGATCGCCGGGATGGAGCAGCGGCGGGGCAAGGTGGAGGCGGGCGGCGGCCCGGAGCGCCAGCAGAAGCAGCGCGACGGCGGCAAACTGACGGCCCGCCAGCGGCTCGACGTGCTGCTCGACCCCGGCAGCTTTCTGGAATACGGCACCTTCGTGGAGCACGGCGGCAACCGACTGATGCAGGGCGTCGAAGCTCCGGGTGAGGGCGTGGTCACGGGGAGCGGCACCATTCACGGGCGGCAGGTCTTCGTGTTCTCGCAGGATTTCACGGTGCTGGGCGGCAGTCTGGGCAAGATGCACGCCGCCAAGGTCGCCAAGATCATGGATCTGGCGGCCAAGACCGGCTGTCCGATCATCGGCCTGAACGACAGCGCCGGGGCGAGAATTCAGGAGGGCGTGGACAGTCTGAGCGGCTACGGCGAGATTTTTTACCGCAACGCCACGTATTCGGGCGTGGTGCCGCAGATTTCCGCCATCCTGGGGCCGTGCGCGGGCGGCGCGGTCTACAGCCCAGCACTCACCGACTTCATTCTGATGAGCCGGGGCAGCAGCTACATGTTCATTACCGGCCCGGAAGTGATCAAGAGCGTGACCCGCGAGGAAGTGAGTTTCGACGCACTGGGCGGCGCAGACGTGCATACCCGCAGGTCGGGCGTGGCGCATCTGGAGGCCGACGGCGATGAAGCGGTACTGGGCAAAATCCGCGACCTGCTGGCCTTCCTGCCGCAGAACGCCCGCGAGAAGCCGCCGATTCGCCCCACCTCCGACCCTTCAGACCGCGCCACCTCCGACCTGCTGACCCTGGTGACGCCCGATCAGCGGCGGCCCTACGACATGCACCGCGTCATCGGCACCATCGTGGACGACGGCGAGTTCTTCGAGATTCAGCCGGACTGGGCCAAGAACATCCTGTGCGGCTTCGCGCATCTGGGCGGGCGGGTGGTGGGCATCGTGGGCAACAATCCCAAGTACATGGCGGGAACGCTGAATATCGACGCCAGCGATAAGGCCGCCCGCTTTATCCGCACCTGCGACTGCTACAACATTCCGCTGCTCACCCTGGTAGACGTGACCGGATTTCTGCCGGGCGTGGCGCAGGAACACGCGGGCATCATCCGGCACGGCGCGAAGATGCTGTATGCCTACGCCGAAGCCAGCGTGCCGAAAATCACGCTGATTACCCGCAAGAGCTACGGCGGCGCGTACCTCGCCATGAACAGCCGCGACATGGGCGCAGACGTGGTGTACGCGTGGCCCACCGCTGCCGTGGCGGTCATGGGCGCGGAGGGAGCCGCCAACATCGTGTACAGGCGCGATATCCAGAAGTCGGACAACCCCGAAGCCACCCGCACCGAGAAGATCCGCGAGTACAAAGAGACGTTCGACAATCCGTATGTGGCTGCCGCCAAAGGCTATATAGATGACGTGATTCCGATGGAAGACACCCGCCGCCGCCTGATTTCTACCTTCCAGATGTTGCAGGACAAGGAAGAAACGCGTCCCTTTCGCAAGCACGGGAACGAACCGCTGTGA
- a CDS encoding SDR family oxidoreductase: MGLPRQDGMLKLSMPADEQSEKQTTLPPQHQEEQPGHESEMTPEPVYLKPDYRAAGKLRGKVAEVSGGDSGIGRAVAVHFAHEGAKVAIIYLNETEDATATAKLIADAGSEALLLPGDVGDPEFCRQAVAQTVEKFGQLDVLVNNAAEQHPQKKLEDITPEQLQQTFRTNIFGYFYLTQAALPHLKAGAAIVNTTSVTHYQGSGGLVDYASTKGAIVAFTRSLSEQLLERGIRVNGVASGPIWTPLIPSTFPPDKVATFGADVPMKRPGQPAEVATCYVFLASDDASYISGQVLHPNGGTVING, encoded by the coding sequence ATGGGATTGCCCCGTCAGGACGGCATGCTGAAGTTGAGTATGCCAGCAGACGAACAGAGCGAGAAGCAGACCACCCTGCCGCCTCAGCATCAGGAAGAGCAGCCGGGGCACGAAAGCGAGATGACCCCCGAACCGGTGTACCTGAAGCCCGATTACCGGGCCGCCGGGAAGCTGCGCGGCAAAGTCGCCGAGGTGAGTGGGGGAGACAGCGGCATCGGACGTGCGGTGGCGGTGCATTTTGCCCACGAGGGCGCAAAGGTCGCCATCATCTATCTGAACGAAACCGAGGATGCCACCGCCACCGCCAAGCTCATCGCAGATGCGGGCAGCGAAGCGCTGTTGCTGCCGGGCGATGTGGGCGACCCGGAGTTCTGTCGGCAGGCGGTGGCGCAGACGGTCGAGAAATTCGGTCAGCTCGATGTGCTGGTGAACAATGCCGCAGAGCAGCACCCGCAGAAGAAACTGGAAGACATCACGCCCGAGCAGCTTCAGCAGACCTTCCGTACCAACATCTTCGGCTATTTCTATCTGACTCAGGCCGCGCTGCCCCATCTGAAAGCGGGCGCGGCCATCGTCAATACCACGTCGGTCACGCACTATCAGGGCAGCGGCGGTCTGGTGGACTATGCCAGCACCAAGGGGGCTATCGTGGCCTTTACCCGCTCGCTCTCAGAGCAACTGCTGGAACGGGGAATCCGGGTAAACGGCGTCGCGTCCGGCCCGATCTGGACGCCGCTGATTCCGTCCACCTTTCCGCCCGACAAGGTGGCGACCTTCGGAGCCGACGTGCCGATGAAGCGGCCCGGCCAACCTGCCGAGGTGGCGACGTGCTACGTGTTCCTCGCCTCCGACGACGCTAGTTACATCAGCGGTCAGGTGCTGCACCCCAACGGCGGCACTGTCATCAACGGTTAA